A window of the Brassica napus cultivar Da-Ae chromosome A2, Da-Ae, whole genome shotgun sequence genome harbors these coding sequences:
- the LOC106419204 gene encoding protein RALF-like 18, translated as MMNLVKFLVIVMTISMALCPALVQCRQIKCDWLSGNCIKGGTEDITKMISYIGVSHRILQGTRYINYDALKHNVPAKQHGQKDRPDNSYRRGCTLATGCYRLTN; from the coding sequence ATGATGAATCTTGTGAAGTTCTTGGTTATTGTCATGACCATCTCAATGGCTTTATGTCCAGCATTAGTCCAATGTCGACAGATAAAATGTGACTGGTTAAGTGGGAATTGCATCAAAGGTGGAACAGAAGACATCACGAAGATGATATCATATATAGGTGTGAGCCATAGGATTCTCCAAGGGACACGGTATATAAACTACGATGCACTGAAGCACAATGTACCAGCTAAACAACATGGTCAAAAGGATCGACCGGATAACTCATACCGGCGAGGTTGTACTCTCGCTACAGGATGTTACCGGCTTACgaattaa